One window of Acidimicrobiales bacterium genomic DNA carries:
- a CDS encoding ATP-dependent Clp protease ATP-binding subunit, which translates to MFERFTDRARRVVVLAQEEARLLNHNYIGTEHILLGLIHEGEGVAAKGLESLGISLEAVRSQVEELIGHGASSPSGHIPFTPRAKKVLELSLREALQLGHNYIGTEHILLGLIREGEGVAAQVLVKLGADLSRVRQQVIQLLSGYAGSGQGPSESSDKAGATSGGGGGDSASGSLVLDQFGRNLTQAARDSKLDPVIGRHRETERVMQVLSRRTKNNPVLIGEPGVGKTAIVEGLAQMIADDAVPETIRDKQLYTLDLGALVAGSRYRGDFEERLKKVLKEIKTRGDIILFIDEIHTLVGAGAAEGAIDAASILKPMLARGELQTIGATTLDEYRKHLEKDAALERRFQPVKVDEPTVPHTIEILKGLRERYESHHRVTITDQALVAAANLADRYISDRHLPDKAIDLIDEAGSRMRIKRMDTPDDMREIETDLAEVVQRKKAAVESQDFEEAGRLRDTEKELLTRKEAKEAELKSSGQDLFDEVDEEAIAEVLSVWTGIPVYKLTEEETQKLLKMEDELHKRVIGQEDAIKAVSQAIRRTRAGLKDPKRPSGSFIFLGPSGVGKTELAKTLAEFLFGDEQALISLDMSEYMEKHTVSRLVGSPPGYVGYEEGGQLTEAVRRRPFSVVLFDEVEKAHPDVFNTLLQILEEGRLTDSQGRSVDFRNTVLIMTSNLGTADLRKANLGFAKADEAVSYERMKAKVNDALKAHFRPEFLNRIDDTIVFHELSLAEVTRIVDLMVVRLSTQLSGQGMGLELTEAVKHHLAEQGYDPSMGARPLRRALQRLVEDPLSERLLHKEFAAGDIVVVDVEDAPDDGDAKGTRQVVFRAGAGFEPPTVEMAVEGAE; encoded by the coding sequence TTGTTCGAGCGTTTCACCGATAGGGCCCGCAGGGTCGTGGTACTCGCCCAGGAAGAGGCGCGGCTGCTCAACCACAACTACATCGGCACCGAGCACATCCTGCTTGGGCTAATCCACGAGGGTGAGGGCGTGGCTGCCAAGGGCCTCGAATCGCTCGGCATCTCGTTGGAGGCCGTCCGCAGCCAGGTTGAGGAGCTCATTGGTCACGGTGCCAGTTCGCCCAGCGGCCACATCCCGTTCACTCCCCGGGCCAAGAAGGTCCTGGAACTCTCGCTGCGCGAGGCGCTGCAACTGGGGCACAACTACATCGGCACCGAGCACATCCTGTTGGGTCTGATCCGCGAGGGTGAGGGCGTGGCCGCCCAGGTCCTCGTGAAGCTGGGCGCCGACCTTTCACGGGTCCGCCAGCAGGTCATCCAGCTCTTGTCGGGCTATGCCGGTTCCGGCCAGGGCCCGTCCGAATCCTCGGACAAGGCGGGTGCCACCAGCGGCGGCGGCGGCGGCGATTCGGCGTCCGGCTCGCTCGTCCTCGACCAGTTCGGCCGCAACCTCACCCAGGCCGCCCGAGACAGCAAGCTCGACCCGGTCATCGGCCGCCACCGCGAGACCGAGCGGGTCATGCAGGTGCTGTCGCGTCGCACCAAGAACAACCCGGTCCTTATCGGCGAGCCTGGCGTGGGCAAGACGGCGATCGTCGAGGGTCTGGCCCAGATGATCGCCGACGACGCCGTCCCGGAGACCATCCGCGACAAGCAGCTCTACACCCTCGACCTGGGCGCCCTGGTGGCGGGCAGCCGCTACCGCGGCGACTTCGAGGAGCGCCTCAAGAAGGTCCTCAAGGAGATCAAGACCCGGGGTGACATCATCCTGTTCATCGACGAGATTCATACGCTTGTCGGCGCCGGTGCCGCCGAGGGCGCCATCGATGCGGCATCCATCCTGAAGCCCATGCTGGCCCGTGGTGAGCTCCAGACCATCGGTGCCACCACGCTCGACGAGTACCGCAAGCACCTCGAGAAGGACGCCGCCCTGGAGCGCCGCTTCCAGCCCGTGAAGGTCGACGAGCCCACAGTGCCCCACACCATCGAGATCCTCAAGGGTCTTCGGGAGCGCTACGAGAGCCACCACCGGGTCACCATCACCGACCAGGCCCTGGTCGCAGCGGCGAACCTGGCCGACCGGTACATCTCGGACCGGCACCTCCCCGACAAGGCCATCGACCTCATCGATGAGGCCGGTTCCCGCATGCGGATCAAGCGCATGGACACGCCCGACGACATGCGTGAGATCGAAACTGATCTGGCCGAGGTGGTGCAGCGTAAGAAGGCGGCCGTCGAGTCTCAGGACTTCGAAGAGGCTGGTCGCCTGCGCGACACCGAAAAGGAACTTCTGACCCGCAAGGAGGCAAAGGAGGCCGAACTCAAGTCGTCCGGTCAGGACCTGTTCGACGAGGTTGACGAGGAGGCCATAGCCGAGGTCCTCTCGGTGTGGACCGGCATCCCCGTCTACAAGCTGACCGAGGAGGAGACCCAGAAGCTCCTAAAGATGGAGGACGAACTCCACAAGCGGGTCATCGGCCAGGAGGACGCCATCAAAGCGGTCAGCCAGGCCATTCGGCGCACCCGGGCCGGCCTCAAGGATCCAAAGCGCCCGTCGGGGTCGTTCATCTTCCTGGGCCCGTCGGGCGTGGGTAAGACCGAGCTGGCCAAGACGTTGGCCGAGTTCCTGTTCGGTGACGAGCAGGCCCTCATCTCACTTGACATGTCGGAGTACATGGAGAAGCACACGGTGAGCCGTCTCGTCGGTTCGCCCCCCGGCTACGTGGGCTACGAAGAGGGCGGCCAGCTCACCGAGGCGGTGCGTCGCCGCCCGTTCTCCGTGGTGCTGTTCGACGAGGTTGAAAAGGCCCACCCGGACGTCTTCAACACGCTGCTCCAGATTCTCGAGGAGGGTCGCCTGACCGATTCGCAGGGTCGCAGCGTCGACTTCCGCAACACCGTGCTGATCATGACGTCCAATCTCGGTACGGCCGACTTGCGAAAGGCCAACCTTGGCTTCGCCAAGGCCGACGAGGCGGTCAGCTACGAGCGGATGAAGGCCAAGGTCAACGATGCCCTCAAGGCGCACTTCCGGCCGGAGTTCCTAAACCGCATCGACGACACGATTGTCTTCCATGAGCTCTCGCTGGCCGAGGTGACCCGCATCGTCGACCTGATGGTCGTGCGGTTGTCCACCCAGTTGTCGGGCCAGGGCATGGGCCTGGAGCTCACCGAGGCGGTCAAGCACCACCTGGCCGAGCAAGGCTACGACCCGTCGATGGGTGCCCGTCCGTTGCGTCGGGCCCTCCAGCGTCTTGTCGAGGATCCGTTGTCCGAGCGCCTGCTTCACAAGGAGTTCGCTGCTGGCGACATTGTCGTGGTCGACGTTGAGGACGCGCCCGATGACGGCGACGCCAAAGGCACCAGGCAGGTGGTCTTCCGGGCCGGCGCCGGATTCGAGCCACCGACCGTCGAGATGGCGGTCGAGGGCGCGGAGTAG
- a CDS encoding polyprenyl synthetase family protein, which translates to MASVSPAITGVSVNRLLDLPGMADALARTEAELRTVVESGDPFLTEVARHLIDAGGKRVRPALTVTAAQVLDADPGVASHDVIRGGVAVELVHQGSLYHDDVMDGAETRRTVQSVNARWGNPEAILAGDYLLARASEIAADLGTEVAGLLASTIASLCEGQVRELRHAFDVDRTEEAYLASITGKTASLLSTAARVGAIVAGHHREVIEALTDFGHHYGMAFQVVDDLLDVVATDDQLGKPAGNDLVEGTYTLPVIRALAGPSGSELRDLLGGPIDAATRDRVRDVIRTDEAIGATRDTAIEFLGSARGALDGLPANPSVGTMQATCDLLLDRLDGSF; encoded by the coding sequence GTGGCTTCCGTCTCCCCAGCGATCACCGGCGTGTCGGTGAACCGACTTCTAGACCTTCCCGGGATGGCCGACGCGTTGGCCCGCACCGAAGCTGAACTCCGAACCGTCGTGGAATCTGGCGACCCCTTCCTAACCGAGGTGGCCCGCCATCTCATTGACGCCGGCGGCAAACGAGTCCGTCCCGCACTGACCGTCACTGCCGCCCAGGTACTGGATGCCGATCCTGGCGTGGCCTCCCACGACGTCATCCGGGGCGGAGTGGCCGTCGAGCTGGTGCACCAGGGATCGCTGTACCACGACGACGTGATGGACGGCGCCGAGACCCGACGCACCGTCCAGAGCGTGAACGCCCGCTGGGGCAACCCCGAGGCCATCCTGGCCGGCGACTACCTGCTGGCCCGCGCCTCGGAGATCGCCGCGGACCTAGGTACCGAGGTGGCCGGACTGCTGGCCTCGACCATCGCCTCACTCTGCGAGGGTCAGGTTCGCGAGCTTCGCCATGCCTTTGACGTGGACCGAACCGAAGAGGCCTACCTGGCTTCGATCACCGGCAAGACCGCCTCATTGCTGTCCACCGCGGCCCGGGTCGGAGCCATCGTGGCCGGCCATCACCGTGAGGTGATCGAGGCGCTGACCGACTTCGGCCACCACTACGGCATGGCCTTTCAGGTGGTTGACGACCTCCTCGACGTGGTTGCCACCGACGATCAGCTGGGCAAGCCAGCCGGCAACGACCTAGTGGAGGGCACCTACACGCTGCCCGTGATCCGGGCTCTGGCTGGACCATCGGGTAGCGAGCTACGGGACCTGCTGGGCGGACCGATCGACGCCGCCACCCGGGACCGGGTGCGTGACGTGATCCGGACCGATGAGGCCATCGGGGCCACCCGCGACACCGCTATCGAATTTCTGGGCTCGGCCCGAGGGGCGCTCGACGGGCTGCCGGCCAACCCGTCGGTCGGCACCATGCAGGCCACCTGCGACCTGCTGTTGGACCGCCTCGACGGGTCGTTCTAA
- the lysS gene encoding lysine--tRNA ligase, translated as MTDEQVSEEPGLEEQVPYRFDPTTTAGAVVADYADLADGEETGVVVTVAGRLMLRRDQGKLAFGDLQDSTGRVQLFALQRSTPNFAGFTGLHLGDWIGVTGEVLKTRRGELSIRVDSWIRLAEARRAFPDKWHGITDVDTRFRQRYVDLWVTDESRAAFVARSRILSATRRWLEERDFLEVETPTFHPIPGGALARPFTTHHNALDMELYLRIAPELYLKRLTVGGFERVFEIARVFRNEGLSPRHNPEFTMLELYQAYADYTDIMSLVEELVAHLAMEVCGTTSLTYDGRDLDLSVPWRRATMLELLTEYGGLTVDLDTPRDELIRLCEERDIPVKDHYGPGKLILELYEKTTEAELWGPIFVTDYPKEVSPLSRDHREQPGWVERFEGIVAGRELCNAFSELVDPDEQRARFVAQEAEKAAGDAEAMAVDEDYLRALEYGLPPTGGLGIGMDRLVMFLTGTTTVRDVILFPTLRPEQ; from the coding sequence ATGACCGACGAGCAGGTATCCGAGGAGCCTGGCCTTGAGGAGCAGGTGCCGTACCGGTTCGATCCGACGACCACCGCGGGCGCTGTGGTGGCCGACTACGCGGATCTGGCCGACGGCGAGGAGACCGGCGTGGTGGTCACCGTGGCCGGACGCCTCATGCTTCGCCGCGACCAGGGCAAGTTGGCCTTCGGCGACCTCCAGGACTCCACCGGCCGGGTGCAACTGTTCGCCCTACAGCGGTCCACCCCCAACTTCGCGGGCTTCACCGGCCTTCATCTGGGTGACTGGATCGGAGTGACCGGCGAGGTACTCAAGACCCGGCGCGGCGAGCTGAGTATCAGGGTCGATTCGTGGATCCGTTTGGCCGAGGCCCGTCGGGCGTTCCCCGACAAGTGGCACGGCATCACCGACGTCGACACCCGCTTCCGTCAGCGCTACGTCGATCTGTGGGTGACCGACGAGTCTCGGGCCGCCTTTGTGGCTCGCAGCCGGATCCTGTCGGCCACTCGCCGTTGGCTCGAGGAGCGGGACTTTCTCGAGGTCGAGACGCCGACCTTCCATCCGATTCCCGGTGGGGCCCTGGCCCGCCCGTTCACCACACACCACAACGCGTTGGACATGGAGCTCTACCTACGCATCGCTCCTGAGCTGTACCTCAAGCGCCTCACCGTGGGCGGCTTCGAGCGGGTGTTCGAGATCGCACGGGTGTTTCGAAACGAGGGTCTGTCACCTCGTCATAACCCTGAGTTCACGATGCTCGAGTTGTATCAGGCGTATGCCGATTACACCGACATCATGTCCCTCGTCGAGGAGTTGGTGGCCCATCTAGCCATGGAGGTGTGCGGCACGACCTCGCTGACCTACGACGGTCGCGATCTGGATCTGTCGGTGCCGTGGCGTCGGGCCACCATGCTCGAGCTGCTGACCGAATACGGCGGCCTGACCGTTGATCTCGACACCCCACGTGACGAGCTAATCCGGTTGTGCGAGGAGCGCGACATCCCGGTCAAGGACCACTACGGGCCCGGCAAGCTCATATTGGAGTTGTACGAGAAGACGACCGAGGCCGAGCTGTGGGGCCCGATCTTTGTGACCGACTACCCCAAGGAGGTTTCGCCGCTGTCGCGTGACCACCGGGAGCAGCCGGGCTGGGTAGAACGCTTCGAGGGGATCGTCGCTGGTCGTGAGCTCTGCAACGCCTTCAGTGAACTGGTGGACCCCGACGAGCAGCGGGCTCGCTTCGTGGCCCAGGAGGCCGAGAAGGCCGCGGGTGATGCCGAGGCCATGGCCGTCGACGAGGACTATCTGCGGGCACTGGAGTATGGGCTGCCACCCACCGGTGGGTTGGGGATCGGTATGGATCGTCTGGTCATGTTCTTGACTGGCACGACCACAGTCCGCGACGTGATCCTCTTCCCGACACTCAGACCGGAGCAATAG
- a CDS encoding type III pantothenate kinase, producing the protein MLLTVDVGNTQTVLGLYEVGSPVAAADSGLVDHWRIRTDHDRTADEHAVLIRNLLRQGGHDLEGQVTGVAICAGVPRVLASLRTMIDRYVDFEPVVIGPGVKTGMPILYDNPREVGADRIANAVGAYDLYGGPTVVVDFGTGNNFDVISADGEFLGGAIAPGVEVSLDALFGRASALRAVELAEPRNVIGKSTVESLQSGAVYGFAAQIDGMVERFREELGGCTVVATGGLAHLIAPSTATIEHVEPFLTLHGLRLVHERNL; encoded by the coding sequence ATGCTGCTGACCGTTGACGTGGGCAACACCCAGACGGTGCTCGGCCTCTACGAGGTTGGCTCCCCGGTCGCCGCGGCCGATTCCGGGCTGGTCGACCACTGGCGGATCCGTACCGACCATGACCGGACGGCGGACGAGCACGCGGTGCTCATCCGCAACCTGCTACGTCAGGGCGGCCACGACCTCGAGGGGCAGGTCACCGGCGTGGCCATATGTGCCGGTGTGCCCCGGGTGCTGGCCAGCCTTCGAACCATGATCGACCGCTACGTGGACTTCGAACCGGTGGTCATCGGACCAGGTGTGAAAACTGGCATGCCGATCCTCTACGACAACCCCAGGGAGGTCGGCGCCGATCGGATCGCAAACGCGGTGGGGGCCTACGATCTCTATGGTGGCCCGACGGTGGTCGTCGACTTCGGTACCGGTAATAACTTCGACGTGATCTCCGCCGACGGCGAGTTCCTGGGCGGGGCCATCGCCCCCGGTGTGGAAGTGAGCCTCGACGCCCTGTTCGGCCGAGCGTCAGCACTGCGGGCCGTGGAGTTGGCCGAACCCCGCAACGTGATCGGCAAGAGCACCGTCGAGTCGCTGCAGTCGGGCGCTGTCTACGGCTTCGCCGCTCAGATCGACGGCATGGTCGAGCGGTTCCGCGAGGAGTTGGGTGGCTGCACGGTGGTAGCCACCGGTGGTCTAGCCCACCTGATCGCCCCGTCGACGGCGACCATTGAGCACGTCGAACCGTTCCTGACCCTGCACGGTCTCCGTCTCGTCCACGAGCGAAACCTATGA
- the nadC gene encoding carboxylating nicotinate-nucleotide diphosphorylase — MHDPNPQSSAGRLPSSLIAHLADQAGSLEPQADEVADAVVLALHEDLTPDGDLSASLVPADAMADGVLASRDDGVLAGSACATEAFAQVSDAIEVLWLRADGDRIAPGDVVATVRGPLAPILTAERTALNFLCHLSGVATTTALWVEGAGATRIWDTRKTTPGLRALERAAVRAGGGWNHRTNLSHWVMLKDNHLTGTDIASAVASSRSLWPARTVHVECETLNQVRESLEAGADALLLDNMTPTSIISCIAEVHAHGERHGTRPLVEASGGITLDRVADYAATGVDCISTSALTNGAPSLDLGLDLDPDLQRGAPA, encoded by the coding sequence GTGCATGATCCCAACCCCCAGAGCTCGGCTGGACGACTGCCTTCCTCGCTGATAGCCCACCTGGCCGATCAGGCGGGTTCCCTCGAGCCGCAGGCCGACGAGGTAGCCGACGCGGTGGTGCTGGCCCTCCATGAGGATCTCACGCCCGACGGTGACCTCAGCGCGTCGCTCGTACCGGCCGACGCGATGGCCGACGGAGTGCTAGCTAGCCGGGACGACGGGGTACTGGCCGGCTCAGCGTGCGCCACGGAGGCCTTTGCACAGGTGTCGGACGCCATCGAGGTTCTCTGGCTGCGTGCTGACGGTGACCGGATCGCTCCCGGCGACGTGGTGGCCACCGTGCGGGGTCCGCTGGCCCCGATCCTGACCGCCGAGCGCACGGCGTTGAACTTTCTCTGTCATCTCTCCGGGGTGGCCACCACCACCGCCCTCTGGGTCGAGGGGGCTGGTGCCACTCGGATCTGGGACACCCGTAAGACCACGCCGGGCCTCCGAGCACTAGAGCGGGCCGCCGTGCGGGCCGGCGGGGGATGGAACCACCGGACCAACCTCAGCCACTGGGTCATGTTGAAGGACAACCACCTCACCGGCACCGACATAGCGTCTGCCGTGGCGTCATCGCGTTCGCTCTGGCCGGCGCGTACCGTGCATGTCGAATGCGAGACTCTCAACCAGGTCCGCGAATCGCTGGAGGCCGGCGCTGATGCGCTGCTGCTCGACAACATGACCCCCACATCGATAATCAGCTGCATCGCCGAGGTGCATGCCCATGGCGAACGCCACGGCACGCGACCGCTCGTCGAGGCATCCGGTGGGATCACCCTGGACCGGGTAGCCGACTATGCGGCGACAGGAGTGGACTGCATCTCGACCAGCGCCCTGACCAACGGGGCGCCGTCTCTGGACCTTGGTCTGGACCTCGACCCGGATCTTCAGAGAGGGGCGCCAGCCTGA
- the folK gene encoding 2-amino-4-hydroxy-6-hydroxymethyldihydropteridine diphosphokinase, which translates to MTHRALLALGSNLGDRRALLQGAVDGLPDVVAVSDVYETSPVGGPDQGSYFNAVVRLETDLGARALLEVAQRCEAAAKRVRLERWGPRTLDVDLLWVDGEEVDQPDLVVPHPRMFERMFVLVPLRDVAADLVADPLLDLLTEGSDGCDEITSLGALLTVGFSSAS; encoded by the coding sequence ATGACCCACCGGGCCCTGCTGGCCTTGGGTTCCAATCTGGGTGACCGTCGGGCCCTGCTGCAGGGCGCCGTCGACGGCCTGCCCGACGTGGTCGCAGTCTCTGACGTCTACGAGACCTCGCCGGTGGGTGGACCCGATCAGGGTTCGTACTTCAACGCTGTGGTGCGCCTCGAGACCGACCTGGGGGCCCGCGCCTTGTTGGAGGTGGCTCAGCGTTGTGAGGCGGCCGCCAAGCGGGTGCGACTCGAACGTTGGGGTCCGCGCACGTTGGACGTGGACCTGTTGTGGGTCGACGGCGAGGAGGTCGACCAGCCCGACCTGGTGGTGCCCCATCCCCGGATGTTTGAGCGGATGTTTGTCCTGGTGCCGTTGCGCGACGTGGCCGCCGACCTAGTGGCCGATCCGTTGCTCGACTTGCTGACGGAGGGGTCGGACGGATGCGATGAGATCACGTCGCTCGGCGCGCTGCTCACCGTGGGCTTCAGTAGTGCGAGCTGA
- the folB gene encoding dihydroneopterin aldolase translates to MSDRIELRGLRVVAICGVLPEEKTRRQPFEVDLDVHADLSTASVSDDLADTVDYGGLTGLVAGIADGESFDLLERFAGRIADAVLGIGGVDAVTVVVRKLRPPVPVDLATSGVRIHRTS, encoded by the coding sequence GTGAGTGACCGGATCGAGCTACGGGGCCTTCGGGTGGTGGCCATCTGTGGGGTGCTCCCTGAGGAGAAGACCCGTCGCCAGCCCTTTGAGGTAGACCTTGACGTGCACGCCGACTTGTCGACAGCCTCGGTCAGCGACGACCTGGCTGACACCGTCGACTACGGGGGCCTGACCGGTCTAGTGGCCGGCATCGCCGACGGCGAGTCGTTCGATCTGCTGGAGCGGTTCGCCGGTCGGATCGCCGATGCCGTCCTGGGCATCGGCGGGGTGGACGCCGTTACCGTGGTGGTTCGCAAGCTTCGCCCGCCGGTCCCGGTGGATCTCGCCACCAGCGGGGTGCGGATCCACCGCACCTCATGA
- the folP gene encoding dihydropteroate synthase, with product MGVLNVTPDSFSDGGRYLDLAAAVAHGRAMVDEGACIVDVGGESTRPGADPVGEEEELARVVPVIEALAADPVVTAGLVRLSIDTRHAAVAVAAVAVGASIINDVSAGLHEVAADLGVGWVAMHMQGDPRTMQQEPVYDNVVAEVQTFLLDRAAVARTAGVPEVWIDPGIGFGKTTAHNMALVRHIDVLVASGWPVVLGVSRKRFLGELTAASDGDHRVTPPEDRAEAGVAMATWSFARGVQIVRAHDVRATVGAARVVG from the coding sequence ATGGGCGTCCTCAACGTCACACCCGACTCATTCTCCGACGGTGGGCGCTATCTCGACCTCGCAGCGGCCGTCGCCCATGGACGGGCCATGGTCGACGAGGGGGCGTGCATTGTCGACGTCGGGGGCGAGTCGACCCGACCCGGTGCGGATCCGGTCGGCGAGGAAGAGGAGTTGGCCCGGGTGGTGCCCGTCATCGAGGCGTTGGCTGCCGACCCAGTAGTCACCGCCGGGCTGGTCCGTCTCTCGATCGACACCCGCCACGCCGCCGTTGCGGTTGCCGCCGTGGCGGTCGGCGCGTCCATCATCAACGACGTGAGTGCTGGGCTGCACGAGGTGGCAGCCGACCTCGGGGTGGGATGGGTGGCCATGCACATGCAGGGCGACCCGCGGACCATGCAGCAGGAACCCGTGTACGACAACGTGGTGGCCGAGGTCCAGACCTTCCTGTTGGACCGGGCAGCGGTGGCTCGGACAGCCGGCGTACCCGAGGTGTGGATCGATCCGGGCATCGGGTTCGGCAAGACGACGGCTCACAACATGGCCTTGGTCCGACACATCGACGTACTAGTGGCGTCGGGATGGCCAGTGGTCCTTGGGGTGAGCCGCAAGCGGTTCCTCGGCGAGTTGACGGCCGCCAGCGATGGCGATCATCGGGTAACTCCGCCGGAGGATCGGGCTGAGGCGGGGGTGGCCATGGCTACCTGGTCGTTCGCCCGCGGTGTGCAGATTGTGCGTGCCCACGACGTGCGAGCCACGGTCGGAGCAGCAAGGGTGGTCGGATGA
- the folE gene encoding GTP cyclohydrolase I FolE — protein sequence MRFEVDLPRIEAAVAEILEAIGEDVTRDGIRETPARVARMYAEVCSGMHEEPADHLIKTFDVDHDEMVMVRDIPLYSLCEHHLVPFFGVAHVAYIPRRGGMITGLSKLARLVEGYARRPQIQERLTSQVADAIQRTLDPQGTLVVIEAEHLCMSMRGVQKPGAETVTSAVHGVFRDEVSTRLEAMRFIESNRRR from the coding sequence GTGAGATTCGAGGTGGATCTTCCCCGTATCGAGGCAGCGGTGGCCGAGATCCTCGAGGCGATCGGCGAGGACGTTACCCGTGACGGGATCCGCGAGACGCCGGCCCGGGTGGCTCGCATGTACGCCGAGGTGTGCAGCGGCATGCACGAGGAACCCGCCGACCACCTCATCAAGACGTTCGACGTCGACCACGACGAGATGGTCATGGTCCGTGACATCCCGCTGTACTCGCTGTGTGAGCACCACCTTGTGCCGTTCTTCGGGGTGGCCCACGTGGCCTACATCCCCCGTCGGGGCGGGATGATCACCGGCCTGTCCAAGCTGGCTCGCCTGGTCGAGGGCTATGCCCGTCGCCCGCAGATTCAAGAACGGCTTACCTCCCAGGTGGCCGACGCCATCCAGCGCACGCTCGACCCCCAGGGCACGCTCGTGGTGATCGAGGCCGAGCACCTCTGCATGTCGATGCGTGGAGTACAGAAGCCCGGTGCGGAGACCGTGACGTCGGCCGTCCACGGGGTGTTCCGCGACGAGGTCTCCACCCGCCTCGAGGCCATGCGGTTCATCGAGAGCAACCGCCGCCGCTGA
- the hpt gene encoding hypoxanthine phosphoribosyltransferase → MASDSSAVPDPLTVGRYTASSVMVSAADLKARVQALGEEITADYAGREPLLVGVLKGAFMFMSDLARSIDLPVEFDFMAVSSYGHSTRSSGVVRIVKDLDLDLAGRDVILVEDIIDSGLTLNYLRRNLLARNPASLEVCALLVRENHKVDESILRYEGYRVPSDFLVGYGLDVDEKFRNLPDIRIVDVAPEESAADPTVARSPA, encoded by the coding sequence ATGGCCAGCGACTCTTCCGCCGTGCCGGATCCGCTGACCGTGGGCCGCTATACCGCGTCCTCGGTGATGGTCTCGGCCGCCGACCTAAAGGCACGGGTGCAGGCTCTCGGCGAGGAAATCACCGCTGACTACGCCGGCCGCGAACCCCTTCTGGTTGGCGTCCTTAAGGGCGCCTTCATGTTTATGAGCGACCTGGCCCGCTCAATTGACCTACCGGTCGAGTTCGACTTCATGGCCGTCTCGTCCTATGGCCACTCCACCCGTTCGTCGGGCGTGGTTCGCATCGTCAAGGACCTCGACCTGGACCTGGCTGGTCGTGACGTGATCCTCGTGGAAGACATCATCGACAGCGGCCTGACGCTGAACTACCTGCGTCGCAACTTGCTGGCCCGCAACCCGGCCAGCCTCGAGGTGTGCGCCCTGCTGGTGCGCGAGAACCACAAGGTGGACGAGTCGATCCTGCGTTACGAGGGCTACCGGGTCCCGTCAGACTTCCTGGTCGGCTACGGCCTCGACGTGGACGAGAAATTCCGCAACCTGCCTGACATCCGCATCGTGGACGTGGCTCCCGAGGAGTCCGCCGCCGACCCGACGGTGGCGAGGTCCCCCGCGTGA
- the tilS gene encoding tRNA lysidine(34) synthetase TilS produces MDRATEGLTGPQSVDPPGEPVANGADPTAPLLDRCAFPPAGTAVDCAVSGGPDSTALLVLAVAAGLEVTCWTVDHGLRSTSADEVRLVAHNALSLGVSTITVDGLVVDGPDLEQRARDIRRAALPVGVLTGHTADDQAETVLLNLFRGAGVPGTAGIGEPDRRPLLALRRTETRGLCTALGLKVVDDPSNDDPRFTRNRVRHEVLPLLADVAGRDPVPLLARHATLAGEATGLLAGLVVDVDPADVRSVADLPDDLVRLAVRRWLTVQLTGPIAGHPTGPPPDQASVDRVLDVVRGRVVATEVAGGHRVRRSAGFLVFEPR; encoded by the coding sequence GTGGATCGAGCGACTGAAGGCCTGACCGGGCCCCAGTCGGTTGACCCGCCCGGGGAACCGGTGGCCAACGGTGCCGATCCGACGGCGCCGTTGCTGGATCGGTGTGCCTTCCCGCCCGCTGGAACCGCCGTGGATTGTGCGGTATCCGGTGGGCCGGACTCGACGGCGCTACTGGTGCTGGCCGTCGCCGCCGGCCTGGAGGTCACCTGCTGGACCGTGGACCACGGGCTGCGTTCTACCTCGGCGGACGAGGTTCGTCTGGTGGCCCACAACGCTCTGAGCCTCGGGGTTTCGACCATCACGGTTGACGGGCTGGTGGTCGATGGCCCCGACCTCGAACAGCGGGCCCGTGACATCCGGCGGGCCGCCCTGCCTGTCGGGGTGCTGACCGGCCACACCGCGGACGACCAGGCCGAGACCGTGCTACTGAACCTTTTCCGGGGTGCCGGCGTGCCCGGAACGGCGGGTATTGGTGAGCCGGATCGCCGCCCGTTGCTGGCCCTGCGTCGGACTGAGACCCGAGGACTGTGTACGGCGCTCGGCCTGAAGGTGGTCGACGATCCGAGTAACGACGACCCCCGCTTCACCCGTAACCGGGTCCGCCACGAGGTGCTCCCCCTGCTGGCCGATGTGGCCGGGCGAGATCCCGTGCCCTTGTTGGCTCGTCACGCCACGCTGGCCGGCGAGGCCACTGGTTTGCTCGCTGGGCTGGTGGTCGACGTGGACCCGGCCGACGTGCGGTCCGTGGCCGACCTGCCTGACGACCTGGTCCGCCTGGCCGTGCGTCGCTGGCTCACTGTCCAGCTCACCGGCCCGATTGCCGGTCACCCCACGGGTCCGCCACCTGATCAGGCATCGGTCGACCGGGTGCTCGACGTGGTACGAGGTCGTGTGGTAGCCACCGAGGTGGCCGGTGGACACCGGGTCCGTCGTTCGGCGGGGTTCTTGGTCTTTGAGCCCCGCTAG